The Prinia subflava isolate CZ2003 ecotype Zambia chromosome 2, Cam_Psub_1.2, whole genome shotgun sequence genomic sequence ATCTGGAGAAGATGCTTTCATCTGAGAGGACCTTTCCTCTCGTTAGAGACTctcagccctgagctctgcGTCTCTATGAGTTTCGCATTTGCTGTTGCGTTTGCCAGTGCCTCAGCAGGGCCACACCTCCCGAGacagcagcaaacaaaacaTCCACCCTTCACCAGCAAGCCTTGCCCTCTGAAACGTGGAACACGTTCACTGGAGCACTTTTAACCCAAGTGAGCTTCAGATGAACCCACCTGCCGTGCCAGACACCCACCCACGCAGGCGCCATCCAACCGCAGCCGAAGCGCCGCGTCAGGGCTCCACATTCGACGTGCTGAAAACACACTGGAAGGGCATGAGCACGGAGAAAATCATGACTGCAATCAGCCAGATGTGATTAATTGCTTCAGTCACCCACCTCCTCTCTGAGCTTCCCCACGTGGTGCCCCTGCTCCATGGAAAATAGGCTGAAATGCTTTGGGCTGAGATTCACAGATAATGTTGGATGGAGTTAAAGCTCAGTAGGGGAAATGCACTCGCTGTCTTAGGGGAGGGAGTTTCTTTCCCCCCATAAAAGTATTCAAAGTGTTGAGTTGGACCCACCTTTATAAATCCTTTTCTAATCAGATAATTTGGTGGACAACTGGGTAATTAcacagtagattttttttttaatgcttctctCTTTAATGTGAATCTCTTTGATGCtactttataaataattttcctcCAGGTATCTTATCTTATTTCTGCTGGTAAAATGGTGTTCTccctatattttttttcataaaaattttgctttacGTTCTACTGCTGCAGAGGTAGATGTTATCAAGACAATTTGAGGTTTTTGCATCATGTAAATCTCTCTTACGGTCATGATTGAGTGATTTCTTGTCTTATCAGGAACACTTCTttagaaagaaaggagaataCCAAAGAGTttttcactgacatttttattGCACAAAGATAAATAAATGTTACCTTAAtacttgaaaaaatatattagaatAATACATTATTATAATattttccaccagcataaatAGATTTATATAAATAgacatttcaaaatgtaaacTAAGGATGGGTAAAATTCCCATTACTTTTCAGCCTGGCGCATGAAGGACATTGGATTCTGAATTTGTGGAGTTCAAGGTTTTGGGGGAAAACATTACATTGTTTTTTAACCGAAACATGTAATTTTCGGTATATTCTGATTTATTCTAGCTAATTTTTATGGCTTGATTCAGCTTTTCGGGGGCTGGATCAGGCCCATTCCATGGCACAAAGTTCTCCGTGGCTCCTTGCCCTtgcacctccagctcccttCACGCCTGGTGCTGCACCAAGGGGGTGACGCACGTGCAGCCCACAgtgattattttcttctccagcctgTAGGATTGctggcagcccctctgctccctgcgCAGCACCAGGATCTCCTGCGTGATGGGGACGGAGTTGAGGCTGTGGTCCAGCTGCCCCTCCGGGGTCACGCACCGCGAGTGGCGGCACTCGGCCACCGCGATCAGCCGCGGGAAGCGGTCGTGGTCCTCGTCGATCCTGGGGGgtggcaggagagggaaggtTTGAACCCAAAGGCAAAGATAGAATGGATGACTATGGGCTCCCTGCTCAGCGTGTACTGCCTAGGGAGGGACAGCAGATTCTCCAGAACCCTAcgtttttcagaaataaagggTAAGTAACTAAACactggatatttttaaatgtatggCTGCATGCAACTGCCTTTGCAAAGGACTTGCTTCAAGCAGGTGCTGACTTGGAAAGACTTTTCAGAAATGATTTGTGCTTTCCAACATGTCACTTCAACCAACAGATCCCCAAACCTTCTGTTCCTCCCCAAAATGTGAAATCACGTTCAAAACCCTGTTGAATTTGGTGCAATATTAACCCtctaaggtttttttttatgttttaggTAAAAAATGCTTTAGAAGATAAAGCTTGCCCCGGTatacaaattaattaattaaattgtaAAAGTTGTTTGCTTTGTCTTCTGTATATTGCCTAGGCCATATGtttcttttgtgctgttttctgtaGTGGTTCTCTTTCGAAGAGGATTATAGGGACATGGATACTCTCATATTTCCAAAATCTCTCAACTTTAAAGCactgaaaatacagatgaaAGCAATTTTCTTGGCCAGGGCATCCAGTGTTCTTCCAGGCCATCAGGACAGGGATCATACCTGTAATCCCACGGAGCCAGAGAGCGGCTGCTGAcatccaggctggctctggtgTCCTGGTTCGTGTTGCTGATGCTGAGGTTGACTCTCACAGTTTGGGGGAACTTTGAGTCTTTTTGGGTCGGGCATCCAGCAGATGTTTGCTTGAAGAGATTCTCTGGCTTGAGCCCAGGCTTGATCACCTTCCCGTGGGCAGGACTGCTGGCTGACAGCACGGCCAGCAGCACGAGGAGCAGGGGTCTGAGCTGGAGAGAATTGGAACATTTAGGACACAAATTAGTGTGTGACACAATTTGAGGTGTGAAATTCGTCCACAGTCTGCCGAACTGGTGGTAAAAGCACCTACTGCAAGTTGGagtaaatattgaaaaatgTGCCGTATATCACATCCACTTTTGTTCCCATTAACTAATTCTCACAGTGCTGACCCAGTAGTAATATGGTCTTAATGTTAAATTatagaaaataatattaatttaatattaaataatattaaattaaatattaaaagaagaTAGCAGAAAGGGTATAACAAAAAGAAAGACACTCTAAGGTTGATCTTTCAATATATTTCTTGCCTCAGAGAGTGCTGTGGGTGCCCATGTCACTGATGTACAGTCTCATTGCTGCCCCATGAGCATTCTCtcattttagttatttttaattattaatgatTTAAACAAGCATTTCAAACATGGGTGCAGACCCCTATTCCATCTATTAGAATTTAAGTACGTCTCTGTCAAACTGAGGGAAAATAAACTCAGAATTCAAGTTCTTACCAGAGAAGCGCAAAAAGTTGGAGacatcttccttccttcttaGTGCTTCTGATGcttgtgctgggctctgctgagctgaaGGTGTCTGAACACATCTGCTGCTGGACCTTTTATAAGGGTTTCTTGGCTGTGCTAAATGATTTGGAgtaggtgttttttttccccaacctTAACTGTGGTTTCTGACCATAACCTAAATTAAGACGTGTATGTATATAGGTTCCATTAACACAGGTGGAATACAGGATATATCTTAGCTCTGTAGATGATGTCATTCCTTCAGCCATATCACTCAAATGGTGACAAAACCACAAATGTTGCAAATTTGTGGGTGCAATAGTATTCAATTTTAAACTGGGATGTCAAAGGTATCAAACCCAAATGCCGCTGGCACAGGTTTGGATCTGTTTGTCCCTTGGTTGCTCTGATGTCTTTTACCCCAGGTTGGGCAGATGTTGGACAGCTGGCCACCATCAAATTGCTCTCATATTCTTCCCATGGGTGATTAAAAGACTAATTCCTTTATAAATTCATGAGGGTAATTTGTCCTGATGTCTGAGGAGCAATGTCCCTGCTCAAGCTCAATTCTTCTCTGAACCGGGCTATTTTTATTCACTGTTAAACCTGAGGTGTGATATCTCAGTGTTGATCAGAATGCTTGGTAATATCAAGTTCCTAAAAGTTAGTCACTCTccacataggaaaaaaaaatgaatgaactTTGTTTTGAGTTGCcaccttttcattttgctttcattttccttctcttgtgcTGTGAGGCAGTGTTTTGTTCCTAAGGAAAGGAGTTTGGGAAGTGTGATGGATGTAGTTAAACTTCCAGTTCCTAAGTTAGGGAGTGGACAGAGGGGTTCCAGAAAAAGCTTGTGAGGGCTGAGAGATGCAAAATGACACCAGACACAGGTtacccagaggagctgtggctgcccctgaatccctggaagtgtccaaggccaggctggacagggctgggtgcaACCTgagatggtggaaggtgtccctgcccatggcaggggttggaactggattaTATTCAAAGTcacttccaactcaaaccattctgtgattctaggaTTCTATAACATCTGGTCTATTCtctgatatttctttttttaggaaATACTCTCATCATTTTGCTCTAACAGTGGGTTATGAGTAGCTCAGGTGTGCCCCATGAAGTGACGCTCAGTGTAACAGCCTTGAGCTGCTGATCAGAACTTTGCCAGGTCAAATTTTAGtggggatttttaaataaaaatgatgcAGAGAAGGTACAGATGTTTTATACTTGCTTAACATTTATACCTAAGTCCAAATTCTACTCACCTTGTGCCATCCAAAGCAGGATGCAAATAAGGGTAAAATTGAGTTTGCGGGTTCTGGGATACGCATGACCTACATCCGCTTGTCGAAAAGATGCTGatgtttcagaaattaaatgtatATTTCAGTTTCCCTCTTTAAGCTAGAGGTGTACAGGATAAAGGAAACAATCCTCTCAGAAGGGGTTTTCTCTAGTGCCATTTAC encodes the following:
- the IL17A gene encoding interleukin-17A; translation: MSPTFCASLLRPLLLVLLAVLSASSPAHGKVIKPGLKPENLFKQTSAGCPTQKDSKFPQTVRVNLSISNTNQDTRASLDVSSRSLAPWDYRIDEDHDRFPRLIAVAECRHSRCVTPEGQLDHSLNSVPITQEILVLRREQRGCQQSYRLEKKIITVGCTCVTPLVQHQA